In Amaranthus tricolor cultivar Red isolate AtriRed21 chromosome 3, ASM2621246v1, whole genome shotgun sequence, a single window of DNA contains:
- the LOC130808802 gene encoding stress enhanced protein 2, chloroplastic: protein MIGSMVTARAVQCEVQQPRQAPRLGPELPSSSTDQVKIVLQPRLCTLRSYASDRGSGVIRTTIIPKSKDGSGGVGDGIGCVDEEELLSPFLANLFEYVESSKKSQDFEIITGRLAMIVFAATIGAELATGNSVFKKMDMQGITEGVGACFAAVTCAAAFAYSSSARKKVGRIFTISCNAFFDALIDNIIDGLVYDNDEDDRSDDKIL from the exons ATGATTGGTTCCATGGTTACTGCGCGTGCAGTGCAGTGCGAGGTCCAACAGCCACGGCAAGCACCGAGGCTGGGGCCTGAGTTGCCGAGCAGCAGCACGGATCAGGTGAAGATCGTGCTGCAGCCTCGGCTGTGCACTTTGAGATCATACGCGTCTGATCGTGGGAGTGGGGTTATTAGGACGACGATCATCCCGAAATCAAAAGATGGATCAGGAGGAGTTGGTGATGGAATTGGTTGTGTTGATGAAGAAGAATTATTGTCTCCGTTTTTGGCGAATTTATTCGAGTATGTTGAGAGTAGTAAGAAAAGTCAGGATTTTGAGATCATCACTGGTCGTCTTGCTATG ATTGTGTTTGCTGCTACAATTGGCGCGGAATTAGCAACGGGCAACTCCGTATTTAAAAAGATGGACATGCAAGGCATTACAGAAGGTGTAGGGGCATGTTTTGCTGCAGTAACATGTGCAGCAGCTTTTGCTTATTCTTCAAGCGCAAGAAAAAAGGTTGGTCGCATTTTCACCATCAGTTGCAACGCTTTCTTCGATGCGCTCATCGATAACATTATCGATGGCTTGGTTTACGACAACGACGAGGATGATCGGTCAGACGATAAAATTCTATAA